The segment GAGGAGCACGATGCGAGGTTTCGTCAGGAGGATGTAGTCACGCACGGCGAAGCTCATGAGCTGCGATCAGGAGCGCTCCGAAGAGGACGAGCGCCGTTCCCAGGTGCGCGGCGCTGACCAGGAGCGGCACGCGTCCGAGCACGTTGGCGACACCAAGGAGGAACTGGGTGGCGAGCAGTATACCCGAGAATCGGAGCGGCCACCGGGCCCTTCCCGGAAGCCGTGCCGGCGCGGCGGCCAGGAGGAGCCCCAGGACGACCAGGACGACGGTGTACGCGCCGAGACGGTGCGCGTAGTGGATTCCGACCAGGCCCTCCATCTTCGGGGTCAGCGTGCCCTGGCAGGCCGGGAAGTCGGGGCACGCGAGCGCGGCGCCGGACGAAGACACCCAGGCGCCCAGGCCCGCCTGAAGGAAGACGAGCCCCGCCGCGATGTGCGCGAACCGCGCGAGCCCGCGGGCGCGAGGGTCCGAAGGTGGCCGGTCCCCGGGGGCCGGTCCGCTCCCTGCGGCGGCCGGGATCTCCTCCCCCACGCGCAGCCGCATCATCAAGAGGATTCCGAAGAATCCGAACGCGAGGAGGAGATGGGTCACCACGCGGTCGACCGGAAGCTCCTCGATCACGACCCGTCCGCCCATGAACACCTGGAACGCGAGCGTGATCAGAGCGGCGATCGTCAGGCCGGCCAGGCTGCCGCGCCGCGCGGCGGAGGAGCGGAAGACCAGGATCGCGATCGCGAGGGTCGAGAAGCCCACGAGCATGGCGAGGAATCGATGCCCGTACTCGATGAGCACGTTGTGCTGCGCGCGCGGGAGGAGCTTCCCCTCCGCGAGGGGCCAGTCGGGAATCGCGAGACCCGAACCGCTCAGCCGGACCACGCCGCCCCACACCACGAGGACGAACGTGAGGGTCAGGGTCCAGGTGAGGAGGCCCGAAAGCCGGTTCGACGATGCCGTCAGCATGCTCTGCGCCCCCGCGCGGTCGCGGGGCGCGTCGCCTCCACTACCGGATGACCGGGATCTTGTGGAAGTTCTCGTTGGGAGGAGGCGAGCTGACCGTCCACTCGAGGGTCTTGTTGAACTCCGCGTGGTCCCAGGGATCGTCGCTCGCCTTCTTCCCCCACCTCAGGCTCGCGAGCATGTTGATCATGAAGATCAGCATCCCGACCCCCAGCACGAAGGCCCCGACCGTGGCGATCTGGTTCTCCAGCGTGTACTGAGCCTGGTAGGTGTAGATCCGCCTCGGCATCCCGCGCATGCCCACGAGGTGCATCGGCATGAAGGTCAGGTTCATGCCGATGAAGGTGAGCCAGAAGTGCACCTTCCCCCACACCTCGTGGTACATGCGCCCCGACATCTTCGGGAACCAGTAGTAGACCCCCGCGAAGATCCCCATCAGGGAGCCGCCGAAGAGCACGTAGTGGAGGTGGGCCACGACGAAGTAGGTGTCGTGGACCTGGACGTCGAAGGGCACGAGCGCGAGCCACACGCCGGTGATGCCTCCGATCGTGAAGAGCGAGATGAAGCCGAGCCCGTAGAGCATCGGCGTGCGGAACCGGATCGAGCCGCCCCAGACGGTGGCGAGCCAGGACCAGATCTTGATGCCGGTCGGAACGGCGATCACCATCGACATGAAGCTGAAGAACCGACGAAGGGTCGGGTCGATTCCGCTCGCGAACATGTGGTGGCCCCAGACGAGGAAGCCGATCACGCCGATGCCGAGCGTCGCGAGGACCATTCCCTTGTAGCCGAACGGACGCTTGGACGCGAACGGCGGAAGCACCTGCGAGATCACGCCCATGGCCGGAAGCACCATGATGTACACGGCGGGGTGGGAGTAGAACCAGAAGAGGTGCTGCCAGAGGACCGGATCGCCGCCCGCGGCGGGATGGAAGAACGCCGTCCCGAACATGCGGTCCGTGAGGAGCATCGTCAGCGCCCCCGCGAGCACCGGCGTGCCGAAGAGGATGATGTACTGGGTGATCACGACGTTCCAGGTGAAGAGCGGCATCTTGAGGAACGACATCCCGGGAGCGCGCAGGTTGTGCACCGTCACCACGAAGTTGATCGCGCCGAGAATCGACGACATGCCGGCGAGATGGAGTCCCAGGATCCAGAGGTCCATTCCCGGTCCCGGCGAGTACTGCCGGTCCGAGAGCGGCGGGTAGCTCGTCCAGCCGCCCGCGGCCGCGCCGCCCTGCATCCACATCCCCGCGAGCATCAGGAACCCGGCGGGGAGAAGGAGCCAGAAGCTGAACGCGTTCACGCGCGGGAAGGCCATGTCGCGCGCTCCGATCTGGAGCGGCACGACGTAGTTTCCGAGCCCCGCGAGCACCGGAATCGTCCAGAAGAAGATCATGAACGTCCCGTGGAGGGACATGATCTGGTTGTAGACGTCCGGCCGCAGCACGTGGAGACCCGGCGCCGCGAGCTGCGTCCGCATGAGGAGCGCGAAGATCCCGCCCAGAGCGAAGAAGAAGAACGACATCCAGACGTACATCACGCCGATCTTCTTGTGGTCGGTCGTGAGGAGCCAGTCCAGGAGGACGCTCTTCGGCTTCGCGGCCGCGGGCGCGTGCGCCGGCGTCGGAGCTCCCGGACGTGTCAGAGTTCCCGCTTCCATACCGTCAGGCCCCCTTCTTCTTCTCGGCCAGCCAGCGCTCGAATTCCTCGGGGCTGACGACGTTCACCGTGATGAGCATGTCCCCGTGGAGCACGCCGCAGAGCTCGGCGCACTGCCCTCCGTAGGTTCCGGGCCTCTCCACCTCGAACCAGGTGTGGTTCACGCGGCCGGGATTCGCGTCCATCTTGACCCCGAATTCGGGGACGAACCAGCTGTGGACCACGTCGATCGAGGTCAGGTCGGCCGCGACGATCTTCCCCGACGGGATCACGAGCGGCTCGTTCGCGAACACGACGCCATGCCCGGGGTACCGGTATTCCCAGAACCACTGGTGCCCGATGATCTCCACGGTCAGGTCCGACTTGGGAACGGTCTCGAGGTACTGGAGGGTCTGGAACGACGGTCCCGACAGGAACACCATCGCGAGCGTGGGAATCGCGGTCCAGACGATCTCGAGCTTGACGTTGTCGTGGAACGTGGCCGGCGCCACCCCGGGGCGCGCCCGGAACTTGATGATCGCGATGAGAAGGATCATCTCGGCCAAGACGAAGAAGAACATCGTCACGCCGAAGGCCAGCCAGAAGAGTTCCCGCACCTCGTGAGCGACGGGGGTGACCGGATTCGTGAGCCAGGCGTGCGCGGTCCCCGCGAGGACCGTTCCGAGCGCGAGGAGGATCCCCAAGACCCAGGCCAATCGATGTCGAAGCGTCTTCATTTCAGGTTCAGCTCCCCGCGGGCCGCGGCGACGAGGTCCGCGTCGACTGCAGCGCGCGTAGCTTGAGGACGTGTTGGTACAGTTCGCTGATCTCCCCGCGGGAGAGGTCTCCATTGCCGGGCATCGCGTACCCCGGGATCCCCCGGACCACGAGACGCTCGAACGCGCCCGGATCCGAAGCCCACGGAGCCGGCGACGCGCCGAGGCTCCGGGTCGTGACGTAGGCGTAGGGCGCCGAGCCCAGCATCCGCACCCGCGAGCCGCCCTCCCCCGGCATGCCGTGGCAGGAGGCGCACCGCTCGGAGTACACGGAGTGAACCGGCACGGCGTCGACCGGGACGGCCACGGTTCCGGGAGCCGTCTCCGGCACCGCCAGGGCCGCGATCGCATCCTCGATCGAGATCACGGGCCCGGAGGGCGCTGCCGGCGCGGGGGCCGGCGTGCCGGCCGTTCCGCCCGAGGCCGTCGCCCCCTCGCCCGAGCCGGGTGGGACGAGCCAGGCGCGGTCGTCCGGGTTGTCTTCCGCGAGGCTCGGTCCGAGCGAACGGACGTAGTGCGCCAGCTTGACGCGGTCGCCCATGGGAAGGTTCGCGAACGCGGCCATCGCCGTCCCCGGCGAGCCCTCGCTGATCGTGCGAACCACGCGCGCCAGGCCGCCTCCGTACCGCCACTCGCCCGACGTGAAGTTCCTCGGCTTTGGATTCAGCGCCGCCGCGGCGGGTCCGTCTCCCGTGCCCGTGTTCCCGTGGCACGAGGCGCAGTTCACGCCGTAGAGCGCCTTTCCCTCCGCGATCAGCTCCGGCGTCGGGTCGAGCAGGGCCGAGACATTGGCCGCCGCGGCCGCCGGCGCGGGCGCGTTCCCCTCGCCATGACCGCCGCCGGAATGCCTTCCCGCCACGTACGCGAGGCCGGCGACCACCACGAGAACGACCGCGGTGACGAGGAACTGCGCGATCGCCAGGACGTTGGACAGGGACTCGCCGTGCGGGTCGTCGTCGTGCCCGTGCGGCGCCGGGCCGTGCGGGTGCTCGTTCGTCATCCGTGGAACCTCACGCTCTCCTCGAACAGGGGGTCACGGTGCGCCGCCACCGGGTTCCGGGAAAGGAAGTGCAGCACCGTCCATCCGAACAACCCCAGGAAGCCGAGGGTGATCCCGATCTCGGTCCAGCCGAGGGCCACCCCCCGCTCCGAGAAGGCCGGGAGGATCGTCCAGTAGAGGTCGAGCCAGTGCCCGACCAGGATGATCCCGGCGATCGTGACCAGGGCGACCTCGTTCTCCTTCACGCGAACCGGCATGAGCGCGAAGAAGGGGATCGCGAACCGCATCACGATGAGCGCGATCCCGATGCCCCCCCAGCTCGTGAAGGTCCGCTTGATCATCCATCCCGTCTCCTCGGGGAGATTGGCGTACCAGATCAGCATGAACTGGGAGAACGCGATGTACATCCAGAAGACCGAGAACGCGAACATGTACTTTCCGAGATCCCAGTAGTGGAACCGGTTCACCACGCCCTCGAGCGCGCCCATGCGCCTCAGGAGCACCACGACGATCGCGAGCGCCGCGAGCCCCGCCTGCCACAGCCCCGCGAAGAAGTAGACCCCGAAGATCGTGCTGTACCAGGTCGGCTCGAGCGACATGAGGAGGTCGAACGCGACCAGGGTCGCCGTGAGCGCGAAGAGGAGGATGAACACCGCCGCCGCCCTGCCGCTCGCGCGCGTGAGCGAGACGTCTCCCGTCTGGTCCTGGCGCAAGGAGTTTCGCCGGAAGTACCAGGCAAAGAGGGTCCAGAGCCCGAGGATCAGACCGAGCCGGATCGTGAAGGCCCCCGGCGAGAGCCAGCCTCCCTTCGTGAGGTCCAGCGCGTGCCCCCCCTCGACGACCGGATGGGTGGACCACACGTACAGGTGCGGGATCCCGAGCAGGAGGACGAGGAGGAGCCCGAGCGCGACCGGGAGATAGGAGCTGAACGCTTCCGCGACCCGGCGCACCACCACGCTCCAGGTCGCCCCCACGAGATAGTGGAGCGCCGTGAAGAAGGTCCCCGCGAGAGCGATCCCGAGGACGTACACGTATCCGACGAGGAAGCTCGCATAGGCCAGCTGTCGATCCCGCGCCGCGTCGGAGCGAACGGCGATCAGGAAGCTGATGGCCCCGATCGCGATCATGATGCCGAACATGGCCTGCACCCCGCGCCGGACCGGGATCGGGGCGACTCGTTCCCGGAGGGCCGCGATGTCCACGTGGGCTCCGTGCGGCGCGCTCATCGGGCGACCTCCGCGTGCGTCAGCGCTTCCCCGTGGGCCGGAGCCGGCTTCGACGCGGCGCGGGCCGGAGCCGAGGTGTCCGCCGGCGCGCCGCCGGGAGCGGGCGCCCCCGCCCGCACCGTGTCCGAGGCCGCCGGCGCGTGCGAGCGCTGGAGGGCTCGGACGAAGTGCACGACCGCCCACCGGTCCTCGGGAACGATCTGGGTGGCATAGCTCGGCATGAGGTTCTGTCCCCTCGAGATCACGTGGAAGATGCGGCCGTCGGGCCACCCCCGCACCTTCGCGGAGTGGAGCGTGGGGGGCATCGGGTAGAGCGGCACGATGCTCCCCTGCCCGTCCCCTTGCGGCCCGTGGCAGACGATGCACGTGTTGCCGTAGACCGTCCGGCCGCGGGCCATGACGGCCGCCGTGCGCGGGAGCGGGTTCACCAGCTCGGCCTGGGCCTGGAGGCTGTCCGCCTGCGCGTACCGGTACGGAGTGTAGTTCCTCGGCACGGTCCCCGGGACCGGAGGCCGGTTCACGCTCTGCCCGGGCCGGAGCGGATCCTCGTGCTGCGCGGCCACGCGCGGGCCGTACGCCATGTCGGGCATGTACTCGATGGCGGTCGAGTCCTTCTGCCGCGTGCAGCCCGAGGCGAGGAGGAGGGCCGCGCCGATGGCGAGAAGCTCCCGGCTAGACACGCACCACCCGTATGTCGACGGCGTTCGTGTGGCGCAGCGTCTGGATCACGCGCTCCTCGTTCCAGGCGTCACCCGAGTCCGGGATCCAGAGGCCGAACCGGTCGTTCGTGAGATCGCGGTCCAGGATCGGCTTGCTCAGGTTCGGGAGCCCGCACGCGATGAGGAGCGCCGCCAGCGTCATGGTCCCGCCGATGAGCACCCCGCACTCGAAGGTGATCGGGATGAACGCGGGGAGCGAGATCATCGGCTTCCCGCCCACGTTGATGGGCCAGTCGTACGCCGAGGTCCAGATCATGAAGGTGAGGCCGAGCGCGGCCCCGCTCAGGCCCATCACGAGCGTCACGTAGGGAACCCAGGACTTCTTGATGCCGAGCGCCTCGGAGAGGCCGTGAACCGCGTAGGGCGTGTACGCGTCGAGATCCGGGAACCCGTGCTCCTTCGCGATCGCCGCCGCGTGGAGGAGCTTGTCCGGATCGTCGTAGAGCGCGAGCACGCCTCGGGTCGGCTGCGGCTTCCGGTCGAACGGATTAAACATGGACCTGCTCCTGCGTCATCGGGCGCACGGCCTTGTCCCCGCCCGCCTTCTTCGCCGTCCAGAGCACGCTCTTCACCTCGGCGATCGAGATCGTCGGGAAGAACCGGCAGAAGAGGAGGAACCACATGAAGAAGAACCCGAACGACCCGATGATCACCGAGTAGTCGAAGATCGTGGGCTTGTAGTACGACCACGCGGACGGCAGGAAGTCGCGGTGGAGCGACGTCACGATGATCGTGAACCGCTCGAACCACATCCCCACGTTCACGAGGAGCGACACCACGAACATGACCGCGAGGTTCCGCCGGAACCGGCGGAACCAGAAGACCTGAGGCGCGAGCACGTTGCAGCTCACCATGATCCAGTAGGACCAGGCGAACGGTCCCGTCGCCCGGTTGATGAACGTGAACTCCTCGAACTTGTTCCCGCTGTACATCGCGATGAAGAACTCCGTCGCGTAGGCGTATCCCACCATCATCCCGGTCACGAGGATGATCTTGTTCATGTTCTCGAGGTGCTGCATCGTGACGTACTCCTCGAGCTGGAACACCTTCCGCATGATCACGAGGAGCGTCACCACCATCGCGAAGCCCGAGAAGATGGCGCCCGCCACGAAGTAGGGCGGGAAGATCGTCGTGTGCCAGCCCGGCAGGATCGACGTGGCGAAGTCGAAGGACACGATGCTGTGCACCGAGAGCACGAGGGGCGTCGAGAGGCCCGCGAGCATCATGTAGGCGCGCTCGTAGTGCTGCCAGTGGCGCTCGGAGCCGCGCCAGCCCAGCGAGAGCACGCCGTAGATCGCGCGCCGCCAGCCCGTGGACCGGTCGCGCAGCGACGCGAAGTCCGGGATGAGCCCCACGTACCAGAAGCAGAGGGAGATCGTGAGGTATGTCGTGACCGCGAACACGTCCCACACGAGCGGCGACCGGAAGTTCACCCAGAGATAGCGCCAGTTGGGATACGGCACGAGCCAGTAGCCGAACCACGTCCGGCCCATGTGGATGAGGGGGAAGAGTCCCGCGGTCATGACCGCGAAGATCGTCATGGCCTCCGCGGAGCGGTTGATCGCCGTGCGCCACCGCTGCCGGAAGAGGTGGAGGATCGCCGAGATCAGCGTTCCGGCGTGGCCGATGCCGATCCAGAACACGAAGCTCGTGATGTCGACGGCCCACCCGACCGGGTGATTGAGACCCCAGACCCCGATCCCCTTGTACATCTGCCAGCCGATCTCGAGGAAGAACTGGATCGTGAGGAGGAGCGAGATCCCGAACATCACCTTCCAGAGCATGCCGGGCTTCCGCTCGAGCGGCGCAGCCACCTCGGCGGTGACATCGCCGAAGCTCTTCCTCGGGTCGATCAGGGGCGGATCGGCGAGCGCGGCCGCGCCGGTGCGGACGTGATCGCTCACGCCGATCCCTCCTCGTGGTTCCGGACCTTCGTCTGGTAATGGATCCGCGGTTTCGTGTTGAGCTCCGCGAGCACGGCGTATCCGCGCTGGTTCTCGTAGAGCCTCGCGACCTTGCTCTTCGGATCGTTCAGATCTCCGAAGACGATCGCGTCCGTCGGGCACGTCTGCTGGCAGGCCGTCTTGATGTCGTCCCCGCCCGCGCGCACGCCCAGGGCCTTCGCGTGCTCCTTGCCGTCCCGGATCCGATGGATGCAGAACGTGCACTTCTCCATCACGCCCTTGCTCCGGACGGTCACGTCCGGGCTCAGCGCGAGCCGCACCGACGGCTCGCGGATCTGGCTGTAGTCGAACCAGTTGAACCGGCGCACCTTGTACGGGCAGTTGTTGGAGCAGTACCGGGTGCCCACGCACCGGTTGTAGACCTGGACGTTCAGCCCCTCGCTCGAGTGGACCGTGGCGAGCACCGGGCAGACCGTCTCGCAGGGCGCGTTCTCGCAGTGCTGGCAGAGCATCGGCTGATACACGAAGTCGGGATCGTTCGGATCACCCGAGTAGTAGCGGTCGATCCGGATCCAGTGCATCTCGCGCCCCTGCATCACGACCTGCTTCCCCACCACCGGGACGTTGTTCTCCACCTGGCACGCGATCATGCACGCGCTGCAGCCGATGCACGTGGAGAGGTCGATCGCCATGCCCCACTTGTGTCCCTTGTACTCGTACGGGGTCCACATGGAGGGAAGGTGGTGGTGCTCCTCGATCCCGGAGTGCGGGTCGCGGAGATAGGCCCCGTACGTGGTCTCGAACGCGATGGGACGGTGCTCGTCCTCGTGATGGATCTGCACCATCGCGAGGGGCGCGACCCGTCCGGCGCGCGTGACCCGGGCGGGGATGCCGCTCAGGCCCATTCGCCCGCCGGTCGCCACCGCGAGAGAGAATCCGTTCGCGCCGACCCTGTTCCCCACGCGGCCGGCCGCGGTGCGTCCGTACCCCAGGGCGACGCCGATGACGTCGTCGTGGAGGCCGGGCTGCACGTGGACCGGAAGATCGATCTTCGCGTGTCCCACGTCGACCGTGATCACGTCGGCGCGCTGCTCGTACTCCCACACGCCGAGCGCCTTCGCCCGCACGGGCGAGAGGGCGGCGAAGTTGTCCCAGCAGATCTTGGAAACGGGATCGGGCAGCTCTTGGAGCAAAGCGTTGTTCGCGAACCGGCCGTCGCCGACCGAGACCGGCTCGTAGAGGACGAGCTGTAGCTGGTCCTTCGCGCCCTCGGCCGCCATCGCCGGCATCGACGCCAGAGCATTGCCCTGGAGTCCTCGCGCGGATCCGCCGCCCGCTCCACTCTCGAGCGCCACGACGCCCGTGCGGAGCGAGCCCTCCCAGAAGAGATCGAACGGTGCCGCCGCGTTCGCGCGCGGGTAGACGTCCGTGCGCCAGTGCTCGCGGAGCCGCTCGTGCCACGTTCCGGACGTGCCCGCGAGCGGGCCGTTCGCCACGGCGCGGCCCCAGGCCAGGAGCGTCTCCTGGAAGGACCTCACGTCGTAGAGCGGCGCGATGGCGGGCTGCGTGAGCGAGAGCACGCCGGCGCGCGGCTCGTGGTCGTTCCAGGACTCGAGATAGTGCGTCCCGGGCGCGATCACGTCCGCGAGACGCGCGGTCTCGTCCGCGCGGTCGGAGAGGCTCGCCACGAACGGCACGCGCTTCAGCGCCTCCTCGAAGCCAGCCGAGGCCGGCAGCGAGTACGCGGGATTCACGCCGTGGATCACGAGCGCCGCGATCTCGCCGGCGCGCATGCGCTCGAGGAGCCGGAGCACCGTCTCCTCCGACCCGAGCGCCTGGCGCGAGGGAGCGGAGACGTCCACGGTCACGCCGTCGTTTCCGAGGATGCCGTTCAGGAGGTTCGCCGCGACCTGGAGCGGGACCGCGTGCGCGGCGGGCGCGGCGTGCGGCCCTGCCATGACGAGGCTCCGTCCGCGCGCCTCCCAGAGCAGGTCGGCCACGCGCGCGATCGTTCCGGCGCGAAGACCCGCGCGGCGCTCGACGAGGACGGCCTCGAATCCACGCAGCGCCGCCGGGTCGCCTCCGGCCCCGCGAGGCCGCGCGACCGTGAGCTCGTGCGCGATCGCCATCGCGACCGG is part of the Candidatus Eisenbacteria bacterium genome and harbors:
- a CDS encoding 4Fe-4S dicluster domain-containing protein — encoded protein: MSHVEHDAVEPVARKRPRQWSSVAELERPSAAPGHPAQEVANPGSGPGNPASNGSGATISFDAEPPSRREFLKLLGAGAAFAAAGCARKPVEKVLPYVNAPEEGVPGEAVYYASTCGECSAGCGVLVKTREGRPIKLEGNPDHPMNRGALCPRGQASILNLYDPDRLRGPALGKQGQGAAKDATWADVDSRATRALQEARARNGAVILLTGTVTSPATTALIRDFLAAYPAGEHVMYDPISSDAIARAQEISYGTRVLPRYRLDRADVLVTLGADPLGTQLSPVEYARDYWVRRRPEAGPMSRVIAIESIVTLTGSNADDRIRVRPDHLYPVAMAIAHELTVARPRGAGGDPAALRGFEAVLVERRAGLRAGTIARVADLLWEARGRSLVMAGPHAAPAAHAVPLQVAANLLNGILGNDGVTVDVSAPSRQALGSEETVLRLLERMRAGEIAALVIHGVNPAYSLPASAGFEEALKRVPFVASLSDRADETARLADVIAPGTHYLESWNDHEPRAGVLSLTQPAIAPLYDVRSFQETLLAWGRAVANGPLAGTSGTWHERLREHWRTDVYPRANAAAPFDLFWEGSLRTGVVALESGAGGGSARGLQGNALASMPAMAAEGAKDQLQLVLYEPVSVGDGRFANNALLQELPDPVSKICWDNFAALSPVRAKALGVWEYEQRADVITVDVGHAKIDLPVHVQPGLHDDVIGVALGYGRTAAGRVGNRVGANGFSLAVATGGRMGLSGIPARVTRAGRVAPLAMVQIHHEDEHRPIAFETTYGAYLRDPHSGIEEHHHLPSMWTPYEYKGHKWGMAIDLSTCIGCSACMIACQVENNVPVVGKQVVMQGREMHWIRIDRYYSGDPNDPDFVYQPMLCQHCENAPCETVCPVLATVHSSEGLNVQVYNRCVGTRYCSNNCPYKVRRFNWFDYSQIREPSVRLALSPDVTVRSKGVMEKCTFCIHRIRDGKEHAKALGVRAGGDDIKTACQQTCPTDAIVFGDLNDPKSKVARLYENQRGYAVLAELNTKPRIHYQTKVRNHEEGSA
- a CDS encoding DUF3341 domain-containing protein, whose product is MFNPFDRKPQPTRGVLALYDDPDKLLHAAAIAKEHGFPDLDAYTPYAVHGLSEALGIKKSWVPYVTLVMGLSGAALGLTFMIWTSAYDWPINVGGKPMISLPAFIPITFECGVLIGGTMTLAALLIACGLPNLSKPILDRDLTNDRFGLWIPDSGDAWNEERVIQTLRHTNAVDIRVVRV
- the nrfD gene encoding NrfD/PsrC family molybdoenzyme membrane anchor subunit, with product MSDHVRTGAAALADPPLIDPRKSFGDVTAEVAAPLERKPGMLWKVMFGISLLLTIQFFLEIGWQMYKGIGVWGLNHPVGWAVDITSFVFWIGIGHAGTLISAILHLFRQRWRTAINRSAEAMTIFAVMTAGLFPLIHMGRTWFGYWLVPYPNWRYLWVNFRSPLVWDVFAVTTYLTISLCFWYVGLIPDFASLRDRSTGWRRAIYGVLSLGWRGSERHWQHYERAYMMLAGLSTPLVLSVHSIVSFDFATSILPGWHTTIFPPYFVAGAIFSGFAMVVTLLVIMRKVFQLEEYVTMQHLENMNKIILVTGMMVGYAYATEFFIAMYSGNKFEEFTFINRATGPFAWSYWIMVSCNVLAPQVFWFRRFRRNLAVMFVVSLLVNVGMWFERFTIIVTSLHRDFLPSAWSYYKPTIFDYSVIIGSFGFFFMWFLLFCRFFPTISIAEVKSVLWTAKKAGGDKAVRPMTQEQVHV
- a CDS encoding COX15/CtaA family protein, encoding MLTASSNRLSGLLTWTLTLTFVLVVWGGVVRLSGSGLAIPDWPLAEGKLLPRAQHNVLIEYGHRFLAMLVGFSTLAIAILVFRSSAARRGSLAGLTIAALITLAFQVFMGGRVVIEELPVDRVVTHLLLAFGFFGILLMMRLRVGEEIPAAAGSGPAPGDRPPSDPRARGLARFAHIAAGLVFLQAGLGAWVSSSGAALACPDFPACQGTLTPKMEGLVGIHYAHRLGAYTVVLVVLGLLLAAAPARLPGRARWPLRFSGILLATQFLLGVANVLGRVPLLVSAAHLGTALVLFGALLIAAHELRRA
- the coxB gene encoding cytochrome c oxidase subunit II yields the protein MKTLRHRLAWVLGILLALGTVLAGTAHAWLTNPVTPVAHEVRELFWLAFGVTMFFFVLAEMILLIAIIKFRARPGVAPATFHDNVKLEIVWTAIPTLAMVFLSGPSFQTLQYLETVPKSDLTVEIIGHQWFWEYRYPGHGVVFANEPLVIPSGKIVAADLTSIDVVHSWFVPEFGVKMDANPGRVNHTWFEVERPGTYGGQCAELCGVLHGDMLITVNVVSPEEFERWLAEKKKGA
- a CDS encoding cytochrome c — its product is MSSRELLAIGAALLLASGCTRQKDSTAIEYMPDMAYGPRVAAQHEDPLRPGQSVNRPPVPGTVPRNYTPYRYAQADSLQAQAELVNPLPRTAAVMARGRTVYGNTCIVCHGPQGDGQGSIVPLYPMPPTLHSAKVRGWPDGRIFHVISRGQNLMPSYATQIVPEDRWAVVHFVRALQRSHAPAASDTVRAGAPAPGGAPADTSAPARAASKPAPAHGEALTHAEVAR
- the ctaD gene encoding cytochrome c oxidase subunit I; protein product: MEAGTLTRPGAPTPAHAPAAAKPKSVLLDWLLTTDHKKIGVMYVWMSFFFFALGGIFALLMRTQLAAPGLHVLRPDVYNQIMSLHGTFMIFFWTIPVLAGLGNYVVPLQIGARDMAFPRVNAFSFWLLLPAGFLMLAGMWMQGGAAAGGWTSYPPLSDRQYSPGPGMDLWILGLHLAGMSSILGAINFVVTVHNLRAPGMSFLKMPLFTWNVVITQYIILFGTPVLAGALTMLLTDRMFGTAFFHPAAGGDPVLWQHLFWFYSHPAVYIMVLPAMGVISQVLPPFASKRPFGYKGMVLATLGIGVIGFLVWGHHMFASGIDPTLRRFFSFMSMVIAVPTGIKIWSWLATVWGGSIRFRTPMLYGLGFISLFTIGGITGVWLALVPFDVQVHDTYFVVAHLHYVLFGGSLMGIFAGVYYWFPKMSGRMYHEVWGKVHFWLTFIGMNLTFMPMHLVGMRGMPRRIYTYQAQYTLENQIATVGAFVLGVGMLIFMINMLASLRWGKKASDDPWDHAEFNKTLEWTVSSPPPNENFHKIPVIR
- a CDS encoding c-type cytochrome, with amino-acid sequence MTNEHPHGPAPHGHDDDPHGESLSNVLAIAQFLVTAVVLVVVAGLAYVAGRHSGGGHGEGNAPAPAAAAANVSALLDPTPELIAEGKALYGVNCASCHGNTGTGDGPAAAALNPKPRNFTSGEWRYGGGLARVVRTISEGSPGTAMAAFANLPMGDRVKLAHYVRSLGPSLAEDNPDDRAWLVPPGSGEGATASGGTAGTPAPAPAAPSGPVISIEDAIAALAVPETAPGTVAVPVDAVPVHSVYSERCASCHGMPGEGGSRVRMLGSAPYAYVTTRSLGASPAPWASDPGAFERLVVRGIPGYAMPGNGDLSRGEISELYQHVLKLRALQSTRTSSPRPAGS
- a CDS encoding molybdopterin oxidoreductase; amino-acid sequence: MSAPHGAHVDIAALRERVAPIPVRRGVQAMFGIMIAIGAISFLIAVRSDAARDRQLAYASFLVGYVYVLGIALAGTFFTALHYLVGATWSVVVRRVAEAFSSYLPVALGLLLVLLLGIPHLYVWSTHPVVEGGHALDLTKGGWLSPGAFTIRLGLILGLWTLFAWYFRRNSLRQDQTGDVSLTRASGRAAAVFILLFALTATLVAFDLLMSLEPTWYSTIFGVYFFAGLWQAGLAALAIVVVLLRRMGALEGVVNRFHYWDLGKYMFAFSVFWMYIAFSQFMLIWYANLPEETGWMIKRTFTSWGGIGIALIVMRFAIPFFALMPVRVKENEVALVTIAGIILVGHWLDLYWTILPAFSERGVALGWTEIGITLGFLGLFGWTVLHFLSRNPVAAHRDPLFEESVRFHG